In the genome of bacterium, the window GCGGTCGGACCTCTCTGGACAGCGACTCCGAGAAGCCCTCGATACCAAACTTCGCCGCTGCGTATGGTGCGCGCCCGACCGGCCCGATGCGGCCGGCGATCGATGTTATTTGGATGATGTGTCCCGCCCCGCGCTCACGGAAGTATGGGAGCGCGGCCTTGGTCATGATGATGACGCCGAATAGATTGGTCTCGATCTGTGCGCGGAACTCGGCGAGCGACGTATCTTCGACCGGGCCCACATTGCCGTACCCGGCGTTGTTGACGAGCACATCCAAGCCACCGAAGGTGTCAATCGCCGCATCGACGGCATCCTTGGCCTGCGCTTCTTTCGTGACATCCAGTGAGACAGTTCGTACCCTCTCGCCGAACTTACGCGCAATATCGGTAAGGTGCTCGGAATTGCGGGCCGTCGCTACGACGCGATGGCCGGCTTCGAGAGCCGCCTCCGTGAACGCCCGACCAAGGCCGCGCGAACTGCCGGTAACCAGCCAAACCTGTGTTTTCATGAGCTGCTGACTGCTCATCGTGTAATCCCTTCTGGGCTGAGTGTAGGCGCACCCCAACGTCCATCACTCCTGGCAACGTGCCGGTCGTTGGCAAACGTCCCACTACAGGAAGCGTAACAGATGGGAAGGAAACGGTACGTATCGAAGTTTTGCCTGGCCCGACCCCCGAACAGTGGAGGTAGATCATGGCTCCAGCGGGCTCCCGGAGGCCCATCGCTCCGGAGGAGGGGGACGTCCCATCGCCTGGAGTACCCGTACGCCTTCGGGTCAACGGCACTGACCAGGCGGTGGACCTCGACCCCAGAACGACGCTGCTGGACGCGCTTCGCGAACACCTGCACCTGACGGGTACCAAGAAGGGCTGCGACCACGGGCAGTGCGGCGCCTGCACGGTGCTGATCAATGGCCGGCGCATCAACTCGTGCCTGACCCTCGCCGTCATGCACGAGGACGACGAGATCGTGACGATCGAAGGGCTGGGCTCGCCGGGC includes:
- a CDS encoding 2Fe-2S iron-sulfur cluster-binding protein, whose product is MAPAGSRRPIAPEEGDVPSPGVPVRLRVNGTDQAVDLDPRTTLLDALREHLHLTGTKKGCDHGQCGACTVLINGRRINSCLTLAVMHEDDEIVTIEGLGSPG
- a CDS encoding oxidoreductase, which codes for MSSQQLMKTQVWLVTGSSRGLGRAFTEAALEAGHRVVATARNSEHLTDIARKFGERVRTVSLDVTKEAQAKDAVDAAIDTFGGLDVLVNNAGYGNVGPVEDTSLAEFRAQIETNLFGVIIMTKAALPYFRERGAGHIIQITSIAGRIGPVGRAPYAAAKFGIEGFSESLSREVRPLGVKVTIVEPGGFRTDFAGASTNLREGRPEYDATVGATVRFQRSYNGKQPGDPAKAAAAVLHLASLSDPPLRLLLGSDSYNAAEQHALQTLESDRQWKDLSISTDYASAVV